Proteins found in one Roseovarius pelagicus genomic segment:
- a CDS encoding amino acid ABC transporter substrate-binding protein has protein sequence MKNALAITALALTTTFGSAQAETLDVGMSGGYFPFTFVKLDVLQGFEVDLINAIAAETGDEVNFVTMSFSGLIGALESGRIDTIANQITITPEREAKFAFSQPYVFDGAQIVVKKGNEAAISGVEDLSGKTVAVNLGSNYEQLLNNLPNAAEIDIRTYDSNIAQDTALGRVDAFVMDRVSSTQLIAESPLPLSLAGKPFSEIRNALPFRNDAEGQALRERFDAAITTLRENGTLADISNKWFGADITVAE, from the coding sequence ATGAAAAACGCACTCGCAATTACCGCACTCGCCTTGACGACAACATTTGGTTCCGCACAGGCCGAAACGCTTGATGTCGGCATGTCGGGTGGCTACTTTCCGTTCACCTTTGTCAAACTGGACGTTTTGCAGGGCTTCGAGGTTGATCTTATCAACGCAATTGCCGCAGAAACCGGCGACGAAGTCAATTTCGTCACCATGTCCTTTTCGGGCCTGATTGGCGCGCTGGAATCCGGTCGGATCGACACGATTGCAAACCAGATTACAATCACACCAGAGCGTGAGGCCAAGTTCGCTTTTTCACAGCCCTACGTCTTTGACGGCGCGCAGATTGTCGTCAAAAAGGGGAATGAGGCCGCGATCTCAGGCGTCGAAGACCTGAGCGGCAAAACCGTCGCAGTGAACCTTGGTTCGAACTACGAACAACTATTGAACAATCTGCCAAACGCGGCTGAGATTGATATTCGTACCTATGACAGCAACATCGCGCAGGACACGGCCTTGGGGCGCGTGGATGCCTTTGTGATGGACCGCGTATCATCGACACAACTGATCGCAGAGAGCCCGCTTCCGCTATCGCTGGCCGGCAAGCCATTCAGCGAAATCCGCAACGCGCTGCCATTCCGCAATGACGCCGAAGGTCAGGCCCTGCGTGAACGGTTCGATGCCGCAATCACGACCCTGCGGGAGAACGGCACCTTGGCCGATATTTCCAACAAGTGGTTCGGCGCGGACATCACGGTCGCTGAGTAG